One Phaseolus vulgaris cultivar G19833 chromosome 11, P. vulgaris v2.0, whole genome shotgun sequence genomic window carries:
- the LOC137822852 gene encoding senescence-specific cysteine protease SAG39-like: MRSFSQNNHVLVPFLVFTVWTCHVMSRRLPEATSAERHEKWMAQYGKVYKDASEKENRFQIFKNNVQFIESFNAAGDKSFNLSINQFADLHNEEFKTLLINGRMNEHRVGTVTETSFRYDNITKVPASMDWRKRGAVTPIKNQGSCGSCWAFATVATIEGLHQMTTGELVSLSEQELVDCVKGKSEGCNGGYMEDAFEFIAKKGGLASEEYYPYRDNNKTCKVKKEGHGVAEIKGYEKVAANSEKALLKAVSQQPVSVYIDGGARAFQFYSSGIFKGNCGTDLNHAVAVIGYGKARGGSKYWIVKNSWSTEWGEKGYAKMKRDIRAKEGLCGIAMNAAYPIA; the protein is encoded by the exons ATGAGATCATTTAGCCAAAACAACCATGTTTTAGTTCCGTTCCTTGTTTTCACTGTGTGGACATGCCACGTAATGTCTCGCAGGTTGCCTGAGGCAACCTCAGCAGAGAGACATGAGAAGTGGATGGCACAGTATGGTAAGGTTTACAAAGATGCTTCTGAGAAAGAAAACCGTTTCCAAATATTCAAGAACAATGTGCAGTTCATTGAATCATTCAATGCAGCTGGGGACAAATCTTTCAACCTTAGCATTAACCAATTTGCTGACCTACATAATGAAGAATTTAAGACATTACTAATTAATGGTCGGATGAATGAACATAGGGTAGGGACAGTAACAGAAACATCGTTTAGGTATGACAATATAACCAAGGTTCCTGCTAGCATGGACTGGAGGAAAAGAGGTGCAGTTACTCCAATCAAGAACCAAGGCAGCTGtg GTAGTTGCTGGGCATTTGCAACTGTGGCTACAATCGAGGGTCTCCACCAAATGACTACAGGTGAGTTGGTGTCCCTATCAGAACAAGAACTGGTGGATTGTGTTAAAGGAAAGAGTGAAGGATGCAATGGTGGTTATATGGAAGATGCGTTTGAATTTATTGCGAAGAAAGGAGGATTAGCAAGTGAAGAATACTACCCCTACAGGGATAACAATAAGACTTGTAAAGTTAAGAAGGAAGGCCATGGTGTGGCTGAGATTAAAGGGTACGAGAAAGTTGCTGCTAACAGTGAAAAAGCACTTCTGAAAGCCGTTTCACAGCAACCAGTGTCAGTTTATATTGACGGTGGAGCACGTGCTTTCCAATTCTACTCAAGTGGGATATTTAAAGGAAACTGCGGAACTGATCTAAACCATGCTGTTGCAGTAATTGGTTATGGTAAAGCTCGTGGTGGTAGTAAGTATTGGATAGTGAAGAATTCATGGAGCACAGAATGGGGTGAGAAAGGGTATGCAAAGATGAAGAGAGATATACGTGCCAAGGAAGGTTTATGTGGAATTGCTATGAATGCTGCTTATCCAATTGCTTGA